Proteins found in one Pseudomonas cavernicola genomic segment:
- a CDS encoding DUF6538 domain-containing protein has protein sequence MPAKSNHLVQRSTTWHVRIDVPADLRHAFGNRRILSKSLKTGDKMLAKTIATQVIGQWKASFRSIRDAKLAKGDAWREELADNAKALGARIDNSLLSAIKNKPHPSDPFFALSEAEQNAKLSEAAADLAKVVALLYRDGATSLPSELIPSLEAAQKGDSIGFLSSALSTLPTAPSQIIARHYNLSPTEAAEALSIAIDPKTYKPKSPISAGAIAAFRQHTKARTTTPALPPYSSAS, from the coding sequence ATGCCAGCAAAATCCAATCACCTTGTGCAGCGCTCCACAACGTGGCATGTCCGCATAGATGTACCCGCCGACCTCCGCCACGCCTTTGGTAATCGTCGAATCCTTAGCAAATCCTTGAAGACTGGCGACAAGATGCTGGCCAAGACCATTGCCACTCAAGTGATTGGACAATGGAAAGCTTCATTTAGATCAATACGTGACGCCAAGCTGGCTAAGGGGGACGCATGGCGCGAGGAATTGGCAGACAATGCTAAAGCTCTAGGTGCAAGAATCGACAACAGCCTGCTATCAGCGATCAAGAACAAGCCCCACCCTAGCGATCCATTCTTTGCACTGTCCGAGGCAGAACAGAATGCAAAACTATCCGAGGCAGCCGCCGACCTAGCTAAAGTCGTGGCCCTCCTTTACAGGGATGGTGCAACCAGCCTCCCCTCTGAATTGATCCCCAGCTTGGAAGCTGCCCAAAAGGGCGACAGTATTGGCTTTCTCAGCTCAGCACTTAGCACCCTTCCAACCGCCCCATCACAGATCATTGCCAGACACTACAACCTGTCTCCCACCGAGGCAGCAGAAGCCCTTTCAATAGCTATCGATCCCAAGACCTATAAACCCAAGTCACCAATCAGCGCGGGTGCCATTGCAGCATTCAGGCAGCATACGAAAGCCAGAACGACAACGCCCGCACTACCGCCGTACTCATCAGCAAGCTAG